A part of Chloroflexota bacterium genomic DNA contains:
- a CDS encoding amidohydrolase family protein translates to MSETNQAISELVGIRARRLLDVRSGRYEENAVIGVRGERIESVGAPLPSGTRIIDLGDRVLMPGLIDCHTHVFLQGTRGKADFPYQLLQEHRAHRVVRAVRALRIALDHGFTMARDMGTEGAGYDDVGLRDGVAEGVIPGPRLQVAGPAMSSTGTYSISGYRDDWKYPSGVLVADGAEGCRRAVREQMAYGLEWIKVYANGGPGERMTEDGYIESAPNWTAEEFKAIVDEAHARGARVASHATSDTGVRMALDAGVDSIEHGFSVRPEVARKIASQGVYLCPMLLPTEYVSEVRARERTPLWGHTPAIQARSFRNCLDAGVKVVFGTDAGSAPWTEVNEAEEFAFETRLGMSSIEAIRSATTLAAELLGVAGEAGTLEAGKWADIIAVPGDPLADVAALTAVDFVMKGGQVHRPPLALVEGRARPEATA, encoded by the coding sequence ATGAGTGAGACGAACCAGGCCATCTCGGAGCTCGTGGGAATCCGAGCACGCCGCCTCCTCGACGTCCGGTCCGGGCGCTACGAGGAGAATGCCGTCATTGGCGTGCGCGGTGAGCGGATCGAATCCGTCGGAGCGCCGCTGCCGAGCGGAACCCGCATCATCGACCTCGGAGATCGCGTCCTCATGCCGGGCCTCATCGATTGCCACACCCACGTCTTCCTCCAGGGGACGCGGGGCAAGGCCGACTTCCCGTATCAGCTCCTCCAGGAGCACCGCGCCCACCGCGTGGTGCGGGCCGTGCGAGCGCTCCGCATCGCGCTCGACCACGGGTTCACGATGGCCCGGGACATGGGGACCGAAGGCGCCGGCTACGACGATGTCGGGCTTCGCGACGGCGTCGCGGAGGGGGTCATCCCGGGACCGCGGCTCCAGGTTGCCGGCCCGGCGATGTCGAGCACCGGCACGTATTCGATCTCGGGCTATCGCGACGACTGGAAGTACCCGTCCGGCGTCCTTGTCGCCGACGGCGCGGAGGGGTGCCGGCGGGCGGTCCGCGAACAGATGGCGTATGGCCTGGAGTGGATCAAGGTCTACGCGAACGGCGGTCCGGGTGAGCGGATGACGGAGGACGGCTACATCGAGTCGGCGCCGAATTGGACCGCCGAGGAGTTCAAGGCCATCGTGGACGAGGCCCATGCCCGCGGTGCGCGTGTCGCGTCCCACGCGACATCGGACACCGGCGTCCGGATGGCCCTCGATGCCGGCGTCGACTCGATCGAGCACGGCTTCTCTGTTCGCCCCGAGGTCGCACGGAAGATTGCGTCGCAGGGCGTCTACCTCTGTCCCATGCTCCTGCCGACCGAGTACGTCTCCGAGGTCCGGGCCCGCGAGCGGACCCCGCTCTGGGGGCACACGCCGGCGATCCAGGCGCGTTCCTTCCGCAACTGCCTCGACGCGGGCGTCAAGGTCGTGTTCGGGACCGATGCCGGCTCGGCACCGTGGACGGAGGTCAACGAGGCCGAGGAGTTCGCGTTCGAGACGCGGCTGGGCATGTCGTCGATCGAGGCGATCCGGAGCGCCACAACCCTCGCCGCCGAGCTTCTCGGCGTCGCCGGCGAGGCCGGTACGCTCGAGGCTGGCAAGTGGGCGGACATCATCGCGGTTCCCGGCGACCCGCTCGCGGACGTGGCCGCCCTGACGGCGGTCGACTTCGTCATGAAGGGCGGCCAGGTTCACCGGCCGCCACTCGCCTTGGTCGAGGGTAGAGCGAGACCGGAGGCCACCGCGTGA
- a CDS encoding pyridoxal phosphate-dependent aminotransferase, with product MNESLLRPAARLADVPASKIRVIFDRAHELEDQGVHIYHLEIGRPDFDTPALIKRATVKALDAGAVHYASNWGIPELRNAIAAKLGRDNGLTYAPADEIVVTIGANEAVWIAMMAYLDPGDEVIIPVPAWPHYAQCVRLAGGVPVFLQLQEGDGWRIDPEALGRAITPRTRMVILCTPQNPTGAVLDQPRLEAIAAKLQGTNAIALSDEIYEHLIYDGVRHVSPASLQGMRERTLLVSGFAKAYAMDGWRLGYLAGPRELVKWALRVHQYTTVCAPTFEQHGAAAALDGPQDDRERMVAEFARRRRAILDLLGAQDVLRYSPAEGAFYFWVTYPESAPPASELAMGVLEEQYVAVVPGTAFDETQEHGLRIAYSAPLEDVTEGIRRLIDYVRRHTKP from the coding sequence ATGAACGAATCGCTGCTCAGACCCGCGGCCCGACTCGCCGACGTGCCAGCGTCCAAGATCCGGGTCATCTTCGACCGCGCGCACGAGCTGGAGGACCAGGGAGTCCACATCTACCACCTCGAGATCGGGCGCCCCGACTTCGACACGCCCGCCCTTATCAAGCGTGCGACCGTGAAGGCGCTCGACGCCGGAGCGGTCCACTACGCATCGAACTGGGGCATCCCGGAGCTGCGGAACGCGATCGCTGCCAAGCTGGGCCGCGACAACGGGCTGACCTACGCGCCGGCGGACGAGATCGTCGTGACGATCGGTGCGAACGAGGCGGTGTGGATCGCGATGATGGCCTACCTCGATCCGGGCGACGAGGTGATCATCCCAGTCCCGGCGTGGCCCCACTACGCACAGTGCGTCCGCCTCGCCGGCGGTGTCCCCGTCTTCCTCCAGCTTCAGGAGGGTGACGGCTGGCGGATCGACCCCGAGGCACTCGGGCGGGCGATCACGCCGCGGACCCGAATGGTCATCCTCTGCACGCCCCAGAACCCGACCGGAGCGGTCCTCGACCAGCCGCGGCTCGAGGCCATTGCGGCGAAGCTCCAGGGCACGAACGCCATCGCGCTCTCCGACGAGATCTACGAACATCTCATCTACGACGGCGTGCGCCACGTGTCGCCGGCATCGCTCCAGGGGATGCGCGAGCGGACGCTCCTGGTCTCCGGCTTCGCGAAGGCCTACGCGATGGATGGCTGGCGCCTCGGCTACCTCGCGGGACCGCGCGAGCTCGTCAAGTGGGCGCTCCGCGTTCACCAGTACACGACGGTCTGTGCCCCGACGTTCGAGCAGCACGGTGCGGCGGCCGCCCTCGACGGTCCGCAGGACGACCGCGAACGGATGGTGGCCGAGTTCGCCCGCCGACGGCGAGCGATCCTCGACCTCCTCGGCGCTCAGGACGTCCTCAGGTACTCCCCGGCTGAAGGCGCCTTCTACTTCTGGGTCACGTACCCCGAGAGCGCCCCGCCTGCCTCGGAGCTCGCCATGGGTGTCCTTGAGGAGCAGTACGTCGCCGTCGTCCCGGGGACCGCGTTCGACGAGACGCAGGAGCACGGGCTGCGGATCGCGTACTCGGCGCCGCTGGAGGATGTGACGGAAGGGATCCGTCGGCTCATCGACTACGTTCGCCGGCATACGAAGCCATAG
- a CDS encoding arginase family protein, with the protein MGDRLDLPFTGLVSFLRAPTCTNLAELDADVAVLGFPSDEGTGWLPGARLGPRRLRELSMRFAGGTPQSHGGFWDIDEGRRYLDYELDNRRIVDCGDVDVIYTRPDQSWDNATAMVRTILDRGAMPVVLGGDHGISYSIVRAFSERLTVVHFDAHVDYQPFVHGVIHSHGNPMRMITTLDHVERIIQVGIRSFRTHEEDASDSIRDGNAIVTARDLRRRGPEGLAELLPKDGAVYVSIDVDVLDPSIVPGTSAPEPSGLSYDELRDALIAIARRAHVIGFDLVEVNPMIDNAAQLTSFVGVQLIVEFLARIVEHPAHRQCHPLRPALGS; encoded by the coding sequence GTGGGTGATCGGCTCGACCTTCCGTTCACCGGGCTCGTCTCATTCCTGCGCGCCCCTACGTGCACGAACCTCGCCGAGCTCGACGCCGACGTCGCCGTGCTCGGCTTTCCGAGCGACGAGGGAACCGGCTGGCTGCCCGGCGCACGACTCGGGCCCCGCCGCCTGCGCGAGCTCTCGATGCGTTTCGCGGGCGGGACGCCCCAGAGCCACGGGGGCTTCTGGGACATCGATGAGGGTCGTCGCTACCTCGACTACGAGCTCGACAACCGGCGAATCGTCGACTGCGGCGATGTCGACGTCATCTACACTCGGCCGGACCAGAGTTGGGACAACGCCACCGCGATGGTCCGGACGATCCTTGATCGCGGTGCCATGCCGGTCGTCCTCGGCGGCGACCACGGAATCTCGTACTCGATCGTCCGGGCGTTCTCCGAGCGGCTGACCGTCGTCCACTTCGACGCCCACGTCGACTACCAGCCGTTCGTCCATGGTGTCATCCACTCGCACGGGAATCCGATGCGGATGATCACGACGCTCGACCATGTGGAGCGGATCATCCAGGTGGGCATTCGCAGCTTCCGGACGCACGAGGAGGACGCCAGCGATTCGATCCGTGACGGGAATGCGATCGTCACGGCGCGGGACCTGCGCCGGCGGGGACCCGAGGGCCTCGCCGAGCTCCTCCCGAAGGACGGCGCGGTCTACGTCAGCATCGATGTCGATGTGCTCGACCCGTCGATCGTGCCTGGGACGAGCGCGCCCGAGCCGAGCGGCCTCTCCTACGACGAGCTCCGCGACGCGCTCATCGCGATCGCCCGCCGCGCCCACGTCATCGGGTTCGACCTCGTCGAGGTCAATCCGATGATCGACAACGCGGCTCAGCTGACGTCATTTGTCGGCGTCCAGCTCATCGTCGAGTTCCTCGCCCGGATCGTCGAGCACCCAGCCCACCGGCAGTGCCACCCGCTGCGCCCCGCGTTGGGCTCATGA
- a CDS encoding pyridoxal-phosphate dependent enzyme produces the protein MTGQQGAVSTTAGRAAAPPLPQVELFTKPTPLEHLPRFSHALGAIAAAAGHDPAVDVWMKREDLMSIGLGGNKLRNLEFHVGAALAQGADALVTSGRGRANHCRLTAAAAARAGLRCILVLSGPRPAEPSPNERVCELLGAELRYASDSAAGTRDTLLREVLGEIRNGQGVPYEVVLGASGVVGASGQVLAGMELSEQLSTIGVSPDYLFVGAATGGTYAGLRVALWRAGLATTVIGVPTYFSTAPSESVFRGHLVLLMSELRELWGEGRSAGRSRWSDEIILDDLTSWLPYGTASPGAADAAHLLGATEGIAADPVYTARVAAGIAAWARAGRLERRTVVLWHAGGTPALFENYGA, from the coding sequence ATGACCGGGCAACAGGGGGCCGTCAGCACGACCGCCGGCCGCGCCGCCGCGCCGCCGCTCCCGCAGGTCGAGCTGTTCACGAAACCGACTCCGCTCGAGCACCTGCCGCGCTTCAGCCATGCTCTCGGCGCGATCGCCGCCGCCGCCGGCCACGATCCGGCCGTCGATGTCTGGATGAAACGCGAGGACCTGATGTCGATCGGACTCGGGGGCAACAAACTGCGCAACCTTGAGTTCCACGTGGGCGCAGCCCTCGCGCAGGGGGCGGACGCGCTCGTGACCTCCGGACGGGGTCGAGCGAACCACTGCCGGCTGACGGCCGCGGCGGCCGCGCGAGCCGGGCTGCGCTGCATCCTTGTCCTCTCGGGACCGAGGCCGGCCGAGCCGAGCCCCAACGAGCGGGTATGCGAGCTGCTCGGCGCCGAGCTTCGGTATGCGTCGGACTCCGCCGCCGGCACCCGAGACACCCTCCTCCGCGAGGTCCTCGGGGAGATACGAAACGGGCAGGGGGTTCCGTACGAAGTCGTGCTCGGCGCATCGGGCGTGGTCGGTGCGTCGGGTCAGGTGCTCGCCGGGATGGAGCTGTCCGAGCAACTCAGCACGATCGGCGTATCGCCCGACTACCTGTTCGTCGGCGCCGCGACGGGAGGCACATACGCTGGCCTCCGGGTGGCGCTCTGGCGTGCCGGACTCGCGACGACCGTGATCGGGGTTCCGACCTATTTCTCAACGGCGCCGTCAGAGTCCGTGTTCCGCGGCCATCTCGTCCTGCTCATGTCCGAGCTCCGTGAACTGTGGGGTGAGGGTCGGTCGGCCGGTCGCTCGCGCTGGAGCGATGAGATCATCCTCGACGACCTGACGTCATGGCTGCCGTACGGCACCGCTTCACCGGGGGCCGCGGATGCGGCTCATCTCCTGGGCGCGACCGAAGGGATCGCCGCAGACCCGGTCTACACCGCGCGGGTGGCGGCCGGGATCGCCGCCTGGGCACGGGCCGGCCGCCTCGAGCGCAGGACCGTCGTCCTGTGGCACGCCGGCGGCACACCGGCACTCTTCGAGAACTACGGAGCGTGA
- a CDS encoding thiamine pyrophosphate-binding protein → MTAQTDAVIAGIERLKLDFLAYLPSSSIAPIIEHFRVRSGQAGSPVAFPISREEEGVGIVGGIALAGRRAAMLVQDNGLGNSLTALTTFAVAYNVPLLVLANTRGGLGEYNSMIHSFSGGVPAMLDAARIPVFLVDRRNSSDDWTGTIVEAYRHAEMTHRPVALLMDFWAPKAEAGL, encoded by the coding sequence GTGACAGCCCAGACCGATGCCGTCATCGCGGGCATCGAGCGCCTGAAGCTCGATTTCCTCGCGTACCTTCCGTCGAGCTCGATCGCGCCGATCATCGAGCACTTCCGCGTCCGGAGCGGCCAGGCCGGCTCGCCGGTCGCGTTCCCGATCTCGCGGGAAGAGGAGGGCGTGGGGATCGTCGGCGGGATCGCGCTCGCGGGCCGCCGCGCCGCGATGCTCGTCCAGGACAACGGCCTTGGCAACTCGCTGACGGCCCTCACGACGTTCGCCGTCGCCTACAACGTCCCGCTGCTCGTCCTCGCGAACACACGCGGCGGGCTCGGCGAGTACAACTCGATGATCCACTCGTTCAGCGGGGGCGTGCCCGCCATGCTGGACGCGGCCCGGATCCCGGTGTTCCTCGTGGACCGTCGCAACTCGTCCGACGACTGGACCGGGACAATCGTCGAGGCGTACCGACACGCAGAGATGACCCACCGCCCGGTCGCCCTCCTCATGGACTTCTGGGCGCCCAAGGCGGAGGCCGGCCTATGA
- a CDS encoding phosphonopyruvate decarboxylase: MKRIEALEAILPAIETVPVIVTCAATTRELAAISDRPNYLYLLDSMGLAVSVATGLALALDHEPIERVVAIEGDGSLLMNLNALATLGFLAPEKVIVVLLDNGVYGSTADVPTYAGKLDLAEMARSVGAVVSVASDRGGVVKALDRAFAEPGPHFLHVRIEPGNATCPLFLPDPVALKVRFETWLRERLAR, encoded by the coding sequence ATGAAGCGGATCGAGGCACTCGAGGCGATCCTTCCGGCGATCGAGACCGTGCCCGTCATCGTCACGTGCGCGGCGACAACGCGCGAGCTCGCGGCCATCTCCGACCGCCCGAACTACCTCTACCTGCTCGACTCGATGGGGCTCGCCGTCTCGGTCGCGACCGGTCTCGCGCTCGCGCTCGACCACGAGCCGATAGAACGGGTCGTCGCGATCGAGGGCGACGGCTCGCTTCTGATGAACCTGAATGCGCTCGCAACGCTCGGTTTCCTCGCGCCTGAGAAGGTCATCGTGGTCCTGCTCGACAACGGCGTCTACGGCTCGACGGCAGACGTCCCGACATACGCCGGGAAGCTCGACCTCGCCGAGATGGCGCGGTCGGTCGGGGCGGTCGTCTCCGTCGCGTCGGATCGGGGTGGGGTCGTCAAGGCGCTCGACCGCGCCTTCGCGGAGCCCGGCCCGCACTTCCTCCACGTCCGGATCGAGCCAGGCAACGCCACGTGCCCGCTCTTTCTCCCAGACCCGGTCGCACTCAAGGTGCGCTTCGAGACGTGGCTCAGGGAGCGCCTCGCCCGCTGA